One genomic region from Equus asinus isolate D_3611 breed Donkey chromosome 8, EquAss-T2T_v2, whole genome shotgun sequence encodes:
- the LOC106823473 gene encoding histone H2B type 1-N, with protein sequence MPEPSKSAPAPKKGSKKAVTKAQKKDGKKRKRSRKESYSVYVYKVLKQVHPDTGISSKAMGIMNSFVNDIFERIAGEASRLAHYNKRSTITSREIQTAVRLLLPGELAKHAVSEGTKAVTKYTSSK encoded by the coding sequence ATGCCTGAACCTTCTAAGTCGGCCCCTGCCCCGAAGAAGGGCTCCAAGAAGGCGGTGACCAAGGCCCAGAAGAAGGACGGCAAGAAGCGCAAGCGCAGCCGCAAGGAGAGCTATTCGGTCTACGTGTACAAGGTGCTGAAGCAGGTCCACCCCGACACCGGCATCTCGTCCAAGGCCATGGGCATCATGAACTCGTTCGTCAACGACATCTTCGAGCGCATCGCGGGCGAGGCGTCGCGCCTGGCGCATTACAACAAGCGCTCGACCATCACCTCCAGGGAGATCCAGACGGCCGTGcgcctgctgctgcctggggagctGGCCAAGCACGCGGTGTCGGAGGGCACCAAGGCCGTCACCAAGTACACCAGCTCCAAGTGA
- the LOC106823469 gene encoding histone H2A type 1-D, translating into MSGRGKQGGKARAKAKTRSSRAGLQFPVGRVHRLLRKGNYSERVGAGAPVYLAAVLEYLTAEILELAGNAARDNKKTRIIPRHLQLAIRNDEELNKLLGKVTIAQGGVLPNIQAVLLPKKTESHHKAKGK; encoded by the coding sequence ATGTCTGGACGAGGCAAGCAGGGAGGCAAGGCTCGCGCCAAGGCCAAGACCCGCTCTTCTCGGGCCGGGCTGCAGTTCCCCGTGGGCCGAGTGCACCGCCTGCTCCGCAAAGGCAACTATTCCGAGCGGGTCGGGGCCGGCGCGCCGGTGTACCTGGCGGCGGTGCTGGAGTACCTGACGGCCGAGATCCTGGAGCTGGCGGGCAACGCGGCCCGCGACAACAAGAAGACGCGCATCATCCCGCGCCACCTGCAGCTGGCCATCCGCAACGACGAGGAGCTCAACAAGCTGCTGGGCAAAGTGACCATCGCGCAGGGTGGTGTGCTGCCCAACATCCAGGCCGTGCTGCTGCCCAAGAAGACTGAGAGTCATCACAAGGCCAAGGGCAAGTAG
- the LOC106823478 gene encoding large ribosomal subunit protein eL43-like, whose product MAKHAKQVGVIGKYAVHYGASLRKMVKKIEISHHASYTCSFCGKTKRKRRAVGICHCASCMKTVAGVTWTCNPSSAVTAKSAIRRLKELTDQ is encoded by the coding sequence ATGGCTAAACACGCCAAACAGGTAGGAGTCATTGGTAAATATGCTGTCCATTATGGTGCCTCTCTCAGGAAAATGgtgaagaaaattgaaatcagcCATCACGCCTCGTACACTTGTTCCTTCTGTGGCAAAACCAAGAGGAAGAGACGGGCTGTGGGGATCTGCCACTGTGCTTCCTGCATGAAAACGGTAGCTGGTGTCACCTGGACCTGCAATCCCTCTTCTGCAGTCACAGCAAAGTCGGCCATCAGAAGACTGAAGGAACTGACAGACCAGTAG
- the LOC106823480 gene encoding histone H4, with the protein MSGRGKGGKGLGKGGAKRHRKVLRDNIQGITKPAIRRLARRGGVKRISGLIYEETRGVLKVFLENVIRDAVTYTEHAKRKTVTAMDVVYALKRQGRTLYGFGG; encoded by the coding sequence ATGTCTGGTCGTGGCAAAGGCGGCAAGGGCCTGGGCAAAGGCGGCGCCAAGCGCCACCGTAAGGTGCTGCGGGACAACATCCAGGGCATCACCAAGCCCGCCATCCGGCGCCTGGCCCGGCGTGGCGGCGTCAAGCGCATCTCCGGCCTCATCTACGAGGAGACCCGCGGGGTGCTCAAGGTCTTCCTGGAGAACGTCATCCGGGACGCGGTCACCTACACCGAGCACGCCAAGCGCAAGACGGTCACCGCCATGGACGTGGTCTACGCGCTCAAGCGCCAGGGGCGCACGCTCTACGGCTTTGGCGGCTGA
- the LOC106823477 gene encoding histone H4 encodes MSGRGKGGKGLGKGGAKRHRKVLRDNIQGITKPAIRRLARRGGVKRISGLIYEETRGVLKVFLENVIRDAVTYTEHAKRKTVTAMDVVYALKRQGRTLYGFGG; translated from the coding sequence ATGTCTGGTCGTGGCAAAGGCGGCAAGGGCCTGGGCAAAGGCGGCGCCAAGCGCCACCGTAAGGTGCTGCGGGACAACATCCAGGGCATCACCAAGCCCGCCATCCGGCGCCTGGCCCGGCGTGGCGGCGTCAAGCGCATCTCCGGCCTCATCTACGAGGAGACCCGCGGGGTGCTCAAGGTCTTCCTGGAGAACGTCATCCGGGACGCGGTCACCTACACCGAGCACGCCAAGCGCAAGACGGTCACCGCCATGGACGTGGTCTACGCGCTCAAGCGCCAGGGGCGCACCCTCTATGGCTTCGGCGGCTGA
- the LOC106823472 gene encoding histone H2B type 1-C/E/F/G/I, whose amino-acid sequence MPEPAKSAPAPKKGSKKAVTKAQKKDGKKRKRSRKESYSVYVYKVLKQVHPDTGISSKAMGIMNSFVNDIFERIAGEASRLAHYNKRSTITSREIQTAVRLLLPGELAKHAVSEGTKAVTKYTSSK is encoded by the coding sequence ATGCCTGAGCCCGCCAAGTCCGCTCCGGCCCCGAAGAAGGGCTCCAAGAAGGCGGTGACCAAGGCCCAGAAGAAGGACGGCAAGAAGCGCAAGCGCAGCCGCAAGGAGAGCTACTCGGTCTACGTGTACAAGGTGCTGAAGCAGGTCCACCCCGACACCGGCATCTCGTCCAAGGCCATGGGCATCATGAACTCGTTCGTCAACGACATCTTCGAGCGCATCGCGGGCGAGGCGTCGCGCCTGGCGCATTACAACAAGCGCTCGACCATCACCTCCAGGGAGATCCAGACGGCCGTGcgcctgctgctgcctggggagctGGCCAAGCACGCGGTGTCGGAGGGCACCAAGGCCGTCACCAAGTACACCAGCTCCAAGTAG